The following are encoded in a window of uncultured Sphaerochaeta sp. genomic DNA:
- a CDS encoding molybdopterin cofactor-binding domain-containing protein, whose protein sequence is MADKRSSTGKVTTLHGYIVTSSVDAGRIEEISLPTLDNNFVLVTTRDIPGTNRVRVLDASTPLLTSSVISYHHQPILALFGYDTESVQLKSKEINISYQLPSGEEESPPVEAKPFSFQFGNLEEAIKEEGLEVLERTYRYSGSNYESNTLSRISVVVEDDILHITTPTQWPSHVRETVSDVTGIPKRRIVIHREPFFAPHDEMLITPSTMCAIASIACLKGNCPVEMLINAESIRPDLTIKRKTWFFSDGRAQAESIEAVVDQGSVSLFSDEMANQLIAGLVPLYSLMSLSISITFNTSRKRPAHFFGDLGYSDALCSTESHYSALAKLSGYNPLTWRLKFASESTSHSQVIRSDKYAKLKELITTVSDSSDFQRKNAAYEMQAQMRVKLSTFFNYSRGVALACGAGISGFSSECRSLPQQPVQITLNPNNKVEVNTSFYTIGSSAEIWKQIISEELQVSKSDISFVEEQKEMLDSGPSVLTANSGRMPQQIQKACNQIKEKRFVQPLPICESVLSPKQPGMKGSMFLSNSWVATALELEIDSVTLQPLVRRVWCAVSLSRVFDEQSLRSKIRHTIVTTLREAGALLSHSDTFNIEITIKDEGQQISSSITSALKGVITSAFISALEQALGYPVGKIPVDGETLLEALRGNV, encoded by the coding sequence ATGGCAGACAAACGATCATCGACAGGCAAGGTGACCACCCTTCACGGCTACATCGTCACCTCATCGGTCGATGCCGGCCGAATAGAGGAAATCTCACTACCGACGTTGGACAACAATTTTGTACTGGTCACCACCAGAGATATCCCGGGAACAAACCGTGTGCGCGTACTGGATGCCTCCACCCCCCTGCTCACTTCCTCGGTCATCTCCTACCATCACCAACCCATTCTCGCTCTCTTTGGGTATGACACTGAATCTGTCCAGCTTAAAAGCAAGGAGATCAATATCTCTTACCAGCTTCCCAGTGGAGAGGAGGAGTCTCCTCCTGTGGAAGCAAAACCATTCTCCTTCCAATTCGGCAACCTGGAAGAAGCCATCAAGGAAGAAGGTCTGGAAGTCCTTGAGCGCACCTATCGCTATAGTGGGAGCAATTATGAGAGCAATACTCTCTCGCGTATCAGTGTAGTGGTCGAGGATGACATCCTGCATATCACCACGCCTACCCAGTGGCCAAGCCATGTCAGGGAGACCGTCAGTGATGTTACAGGCATTCCCAAACGCCGCATTGTAATCCATCGAGAACCGTTCTTTGCCCCACATGATGAGATGCTCATCACACCGAGCACCATGTGTGCCATTGCATCCATTGCCTGCCTGAAAGGCAACTGCCCGGTCGAGATGCTTATCAATGCAGAGAGCATACGCCCAGACCTTACCATCAAACGAAAGACCTGGTTCTTCAGCGACGGTCGAGCCCAAGCTGAATCAATCGAGGCAGTAGTCGACCAAGGAAGTGTTTCACTGTTCAGTGATGAGATGGCCAATCAACTGATCGCTGGCTTGGTACCGCTGTATAGCTTGATGTCGCTAAGCATCTCCATTACATTCAACACATCTCGAAAAAGACCAGCCCATTTCTTTGGGGATCTGGGTTACAGTGATGCACTCTGCTCAACAGAATCTCACTATAGTGCCCTGGCAAAACTCAGTGGGTACAATCCCCTCACCTGGCGGTTGAAATTTGCTTCAGAGAGTACTTCGCACAGCCAGGTCATCCGTTCAGACAAATATGCAAAGCTCAAGGAACTCATAACCACAGTCAGCGACTCCAGCGACTTCCAGAGAAAAAACGCCGCCTATGAGATGCAGGCCCAGATGCGTGTCAAACTCTCGACATTCTTCAACTACAGCAGGGGGGTAGCACTCGCCTGTGGAGCTGGAATAAGCGGATTCAGCAGTGAATGCCGTTCCCTACCACAACAACCTGTACAGATTACCCTCAACCCAAACAACAAGGTCGAGGTGAATACCTCTTTTTATACCATCGGATCAAGCGCCGAGATCTGGAAGCAGATCATCAGTGAGGAACTGCAGGTTTCAAAAAGCGACATCTCCTTTGTCGAGGAACAAAAAGAGATGCTAGACAGTGGTCCTTCGGTACTGACCGCAAATAGTGGAAGAATGCCTCAACAGATTCAGAAGGCTTGTAATCAGATCAAGGAGAAACGATTTGTCCAGCCTCTCCCTATCTGTGAAAGTGTGCTCTCCCCGAAACAACCAGGTATGAAAGGATCGATGTTTCTCAGCAATAGCTGGGTGGCAACTGCCTTGGAGTTGGAGATTGACTCAGTCACATTGCAGCCTCTGGTAAGAAGGGTGTGGTGTGCTGTGTCCCTCTCCAGGGTGTTCGATGAACAGAGCCTAAGAAGCAAGATCCGCCACACAATCGTCACTACACTCAGGGAGGCAGGAGCACTTTTGAGCCATAGCGATACATTCAATATTGAGATCACCATAAAAGATGAAGGCCAGCAGATCTCTTCTTCAATCACCAGTGCTTTGAAAGGGGTAATCACCAGCGCGTTTATCTCAGCCCTTGAACAAGCCCTTGGTTATCCGGTCGGGAAAATCCCAGTAGACGGAGAGACATTGCTTGAGGCACTCAGAGGTAATGTATGA
- the ligA gene encoding NAD-dependent DNA ligase LigA: protein MNTHESSHLDEVRSLIDQLSRYQRAYYVDNQPLVSDTEYDRLFDRLQDLESRYPSLRFPDSPTQRVGSDLDATFPEVQHTIPVLSLDKVYADSELLSWIERTETKVSRDLGIVIEEKIDGISIVLYYEEGYLVRAVTRGNGTIGNDVTANVKTIASIPLRLSEPVTVAVRGEVYLPKDKFETLNSQMEVPYANPRNLAAGTIRRIKSSEVAKVPLQIFAYEGFWDGETEIKDHLSILSKLVHYGFRVNPSFGYFTRSAERAKAQLKEANLEGFGGSYDDIATYIQHHTNRRASLGYEIDGLVAKVNELAVRSQLGYTAHHPRWAMAYKFESPQAQTILLSIDLQVGRTGRVTPVARVKPVQVAGSTISNITLHNQDYINMLELALGDVVEISRRGDVIPAVERVIEKNENSEGVYMMEPFCPVCGTGLVEKGAHTFCPNPQCPAQVRGRIEFFISKGGMDIDNFGPETAAVLIEQGVLQDIPDIYRIDYRKVLGELSGFGEKKILLLEKGVEESKKRSFTQVLISLGIPELGKKGAQILIESGLDSMEKLLDVARRQDVERLTSIKQIGEKSAKLYIDALNDPTMQERIAALASFGLAMEEKEEAHALVNESFSGQVWCVTGSFEHFNPRSKAMDEVLKRGGRTVSAVTSKTTHLLAGSGGGSKLKKAQEIGITIVDEPSFLAMLGEGEKKREEMQGEFSF, encoded by the coding sequence ATGAATACCCATGAATCATCACACCTCGATGAGGTTCGTTCCCTGATAGACCAGCTTTCTCGATACCAGAGGGCTTATTATGTTGATAACCAGCCCTTGGTAAGCGACACAGAGTATGACCGTCTCTTCGACCGGTTACAGGATTTGGAGAGCCGATATCCCTCCCTGCGTTTTCCAGATTCCCCCACCCAGAGGGTTGGAAGTGATCTGGATGCAACCTTCCCCGAAGTGCAACACACCATCCCGGTGCTGAGCCTAGACAAGGTGTATGCCGATAGTGAACTACTCTCCTGGATTGAGCGAACGGAAACAAAGGTTTCCCGTGATCTTGGGATTGTCATAGAGGAAAAGATTGATGGCATTTCAATCGTGCTCTATTACGAGGAAGGGTATCTGGTGCGAGCTGTAACTCGAGGAAATGGGACCATTGGTAATGACGTAACGGCCAATGTGAAGACCATTGCTTCCATTCCATTGCGGCTGAGTGAACCAGTAACAGTGGCCGTTAGGGGTGAGGTCTACCTTCCGAAAGACAAGTTTGAAACGCTCAACTCCCAGATGGAGGTTCCCTATGCAAATCCAAGAAACCTTGCTGCTGGAACCATTAGAAGGATCAAGAGCAGTGAGGTTGCAAAGGTTCCTCTCCAGATATTTGCCTATGAAGGATTCTGGGATGGGGAGACTGAGATCAAGGACCACCTTTCCATCCTCAGCAAGCTGGTTCACTATGGTTTTCGGGTGAATCCAAGCTTCGGTTACTTTACCAGATCTGCAGAGAGAGCAAAGGCTCAACTGAAAGAAGCCAACCTGGAGGGGTTTGGCGGCAGCTACGATGATATCGCCACCTATATTCAGCACCATACCAATAGACGTGCTTCACTCGGGTATGAGATAGATGGCCTGGTGGCCAAGGTAAATGAGCTTGCGGTCCGTTCTCAGCTCGGGTATACGGCCCATCATCCACGATGGGCGATGGCCTACAAGTTCGAATCTCCACAGGCTCAGACAATCTTGCTCTCCATTGATCTGCAGGTTGGGAGAACAGGACGGGTCACCCCGGTTGCGCGGGTCAAGCCTGTGCAGGTCGCTGGTTCCACCATCAGCAACATCACACTCCACAACCAGGATTACATCAATATGTTGGAATTGGCTCTTGGGGATGTGGTTGAGATTTCCCGTAGAGGGGATGTAATCCCAGCAGTGGAACGGGTGATTGAGAAGAATGAAAACTCTGAGGGGGTCTATATGATGGAGCCCTTCTGCCCTGTATGCGGTACGGGTTTGGTGGAGAAGGGAGCGCACACCTTTTGTCCCAACCCCCAGTGTCCTGCGCAGGTACGGGGTCGTATAGAGTTTTTTATTTCCAAGGGCGGAATGGATATCGACAACTTTGGTCCTGAGACGGCAGCTGTCCTTATTGAGCAAGGAGTCTTGCAGGATATACCGGATATCTACAGGATTGATTATAGAAAGGTCCTTGGTGAGTTGAGTGGGTTTGGGGAGAAGAAGATTCTCCTGCTTGAAAAGGGCGTTGAAGAATCCAAGAAAAGGAGCTTCACCCAGGTGCTTATCTCCTTGGGCATCCCTGAGCTTGGGAAGAAAGGTGCCCAGATCTTGATTGAGTCTGGTCTGGACAGCATGGAAAAGCTCCTTGATGTTGCCAGACGCCAGGATGTGGAGAGACTTACCAGCATCAAGCAGATCGGGGAGAAGAGTGCAAAGCTCTATATTGATGCATTGAATGATCCCACGATGCAGGAGCGTATTGCTGCGTTGGCGAGTTTCGGCTTGGCAATGGAGGAGAAGGAAGAGGCACATGCCTTGGTGAATGAAAGCTTTTCTGGCCAGGTGTGGTGCGTTACCGGCTCCTTCGAGCACTTCAATCCTCGCTCCAAGGCAATGGATGAGGTACTCAAGCGGGGTGGGAGAACGGTAAGTGCTGTTACAAGCAAGACAACCCACCTGCTTGCCGGTAGCGGCGGAGGAAGCAAGCTCAAGAAAGCGCAGGAAATCGGGATAACCATTGTGGATGAGCCAAGCTTCCTGGCCATGTTGGGTGAAGGGGAGAAGAAGAGGGAGGAAATGCAAGGCGAATTCTCTTTTTAG